In Nerophis lumbriciformis linkage group LG04, RoL_Nlum_v2.1, whole genome shotgun sequence, a single window of DNA contains:
- the cldn12 gene encoding claudin-12, with protein MSCRDIHATNAFAFFIAFVSVAGMAVAALIPQWRITRLVTFNRNAKNISVYDGLWVKCVKQDGYSGCYFYDSEWYSKVDQLDLRLLQFCLPAGLVFGSVALLLCMAGMCKTCCCSEKPEADIKSIRFLVNSAGCHLVAGTFLFLGGAIAVAPSVWFLFCTKELNNRYDNIFSDGFAVYVSIGCSGGLMLAALLMFMWYCMCKKLPSPFWLPLPSISTSASTQPLTANGFPPSPVYGPQPFPLHQAYPPTVIDTQTYVPALGYVQSVAAPTPPQVYMSQISAPDGYCSEVGGGQAYSYAPSQSCASSQNYAHSQSYAHTQSYAPSYAGRRYSSRSRMSAIEIDIPVVMQ; from the exons ATGTCTTGCCGGGACATCCACGCCACCAACGCCTTTGCCTTCTTCATTGCCTTTGTTTCTGTGGCCGGGATGGCTGTAGCAGCCTTAATCCCTCAGTGGCGCATAACCAGACTGGTCACCTTCAATCGCAATGCCAAAAACATCAGCGTTTACGATGGGCTCTGGGTGAAGTGCGTCAAGCAGGATGGTTATTCGGGATGCTACTTCTATGACTCAGAG tggtacTCCAAAGTGGACCAACTGGACCTGAGGCTCCTGCAGTTCTGCTTGCCCGCAGGTTTAGTGTTCGGCTCTGTGGCCTTGCTGCTATGCATGGCTGGCATGTGTAAAACCTGCTGCTGCTCAGAAAAGCCTGAAGCGGACATTAAAAGTATTCGCTTCTTGGTGAACAGCGCGGGCTGCCACCTGGTGGCAGGGACATTTCTCTTCCTGGGCGGAGCTATTGCCGTAGCGCCCTCCGTGTGGTTCCTGTTCTGCACCAAGGAGCTGAACAACAGATATGACAACATTTTCTCCGATGGCTTCGCGGTGTATGTGTCCATAGGCTGCTCTGGGGGGCTGATGCTGGCCGCCCTGCTCATGTTCATGTGGTACTGCATGTGCAAAAAGTTGCCCTCGCCCTTCTGGTTGCCGCTTCCCTCCATATCAACCTCGGCATCCACTCAGCCGCTCACAGCTAACGGATTCCCGCCTTCGCCAGTTTACGGCCCTCAACCCTTCCCACTGCATCAGGCCTATCCTCCCACGGTAATTGACACGCAGACATATGTTCCGGCACTGGGCTATGTGCAGAGTGTGGCCGCACCCACACCTCCACAAGTGTACATGTCTCAGATTTCTGCTCCAGATGGGTACTGCTCAGAGGTAGGGGGCGGACAAGCATACAGCTACGCACCCTCTCAGAGCTGTGCATCCTCTCAAAACTACGCACACTCTCAGAGCTACGCACACACTCAAAGCTATGCACCAAGCTACGCCGGCCGCCGCTACTCTTCCCGCTCACGCATGTCTGCCATTGAGATTGACATTCCTGTGGTGATGCAGTAA